Proteins from a genomic interval of Fusarium oxysporum Fo47 chromosome I, complete sequence:
- a CDS encoding Six-hairpin glycosidase-like protein, whose amino-acid sequence MVVHDGHEYLTEEERRLKEDRDRTKYWKKWGPYVAERQWATGIHDKSIANQRKVREDYSHDGDAWSHFPHDHARSRAFRWGEDGIAGVCDTHGYQNIGFSFWNEEDEFLKERLFGLSNPQGNHGESVKEAHFHVDNTPHSYMKFLYKYPQKKFPYKDLIDENARRGKEDKEYQITDTGVFDEDRYWDIFIETAKETDDPDEILFRVTAWNRGPDPAPLHIIPQVWFRNTWSWGREPEEKKPSIKYVDENVAKSNHWSLGERHFLCSPSPGVGSSGDDVMPQFMFTENDTNFKALYDQKNKQPYVKDAFHRYIVDGEKEAVNPAKTGTKCAAWFNFNEDGGVNPGECAVVRFRFTRRDDNYLDEEDFDDVIESRKEEADEFYYRLSPLPMADDLRNIQRQAFSGMMWTKQHYHFIWDHWANGDPTMPPPPASRKDIRNSAWKHMHCDDILSMPDSWEYPFFAAWDSAFHCIPLAMIDPDFAKKQLDLFTREWYCHPNGQLPAYEWNFGDVNPPVHAWATFRTFKIERKMYGRQDLDFLERVFQKLLLNFTWWVNRKDADGKNVFEGGFLGLDNIGLFNRSEPLPTGGVLEQADSTGWMAFYCLSMLNIALELAKHRRIYEDIASKFFEHFIFISDAMTFRTGHKDEKSLWNEEDGFYYDAISWGGPWIQQLPVRSLVGLIPLYATITLEPELINRLPSFKKRVDWFIENRCDLAERNMASIRKRGKGNRILLSIVSKDRLEKILKRMLDEDEFFSDHGIRSLSKFHKENPFSMDVNGQKFCVGYVPGDSDSGLFGGNSNWRGPIWLCVNFLLVESLQRFFLFYGPDFQVECPTGSGDYMHLGKVSEEIQHRLQHLFARTDDGRRSINGGDDRLDFDEHWKDYLWFHEFFDGDNGRGLGATHQCGWTGLIARMIHDTGVNCRLPHTPRTPSIAMSHYFDDIFHRSVETGVPHSGMPRIRRSSTARSIGARSDFDDDTRSVTNSIHHDDPDRARERTEADAHMHSYVSEQLERYKDDKKDGNYEHDDEFETKA is encoded by the exons ATGGTTGTCCATGACGGTCACGAATACCTCACCGAGGAAGAAAGACGCCTCAAGGAGGATCGCGATCGCACCAAGTACTGGAAGAAATGGGGTCCTTACGTTGCTGAGAGACAATGGGCTACAGGCAT TCATGATAAGTCAATTGCTAACCAACGCAAAGTCCGAGAGGATTATAGTCACGATGGAGACGCCTGGAGTC ACTTCCCTCACGACCACGCTCGATCGCGCGCATTCCGTTGGGGTGAAGACGGTATCGCTGGTGTCTGCGATACCCACGGCTACCAAAACAttggcttcagcttctgGAACGAGGAAGA TGAATTCCTCAAGGAGCGTCTCTTCGGCCTCTCAAATCCCCAGGGCAACCATGGCGAGAGTGTAAAAGAGGCTCACTTCCATGTCGATAATACTCCT CACTCGTACATGAAATTCCTTTACAAATATCCACAGAAAAAGTTCCCCTACAAAGATCTGATCGACGAAAACGCTCGAAGAGGAAAGGAAGATAAAGAATACCAGATCACCGATACCGGCGTCTTTGACGAGGACAGATACTGGGACATCTTCATTGAGACTGCGAAAGAGACCGATGACCCCGATGAGATCCTCTTCCGAGTTACTGCCTGGAACCGAGGCCCGGATCCTGCGCCTCTCCACATCATTCCCCAGGTTTGGTTCCGCAATACTTGGAGCTGGGGTCGAGAgccagaggagaagaagccttcAATTAAATACGTCGACGAGAATGTGGCCAAGTCTAACCACTGGAGCTTGGGTGAGCGACACTTCTTGTGCTCCCCTTCACCCGGTGTTGGCTCCAGCGGTGACGATGTGATGCCCCAATTCATGTTCACTGAAAACGATACCAACTTCAAGGCTCTCTATGACCAAAAGAACAAGCAACCCTATGTCAAGGATGCGTTCCACCGATACATTGTCGACGGAGAGAAGGAGGCCGTTAACCCTGCCAAGACTGGCACAAAATGTGCTGCATGGTTCAACTTTAACGAAGACGGCGGTGTTAACCCCGGTGAATGTGCTG TCGTTCGATTCCGCTTTACCAGGAGAGATGACAACTACCTCGACGAGGAAGACTTCGATGATGTTATTGAGAGCCGCAAGGAGGAGGCCGATGAGTTCTACTACAGACTCAGTCCTCTTCCCATGGCAGATGATTTGCGCAACATCCAGCGACAAGCTTTCTCCGGCATGATGTGGACTAAGCAACATTATCACTTCATCTGGGACCACTGGGCGAATGGTGATCCTACTATgccgcctcctccagctTCCCGGAAAGATATCAGAAACTCGGCCTGGAAACATATGCACTGCGACGACATTCTATCCATGCCCGATTCATGGGAGTATCCTTTCTTTGCTGCTTGGGATAGTGCCTTTCACTGTATTCCGTTGGCCATGATTGACCCCGACTttgccaagaagcagcttgatTTGTTCACTCGAGAGTGGTACTGTCATCCCAATGGACAGTTGCCGGC ATACGAATGGAACTTTGGTGATGTGAATCCCCCAGTTCATGCATGGGCGACTTTCAGAACGTTCAAGATTGAGCGCAAGATGTATGGTCGTCAGGACTTGGACTTCCTAGAGCGCGTATTCCAGAAGCTACTCCTCAATTTCACCTGGTGGGTGAACCGTAAGGATGCCGATGGCAAGAACGTGTTCGAAGGAGGTTTCTTGGGTCTAGACAACATTGGCTTGTTCAACCGTTCAGAGCCTCTGCCCACTGGCGGTGTCCTAGAGCAAGCCGACAGTACTGGATGGATGGCGTTCTACTGTCTTTCTATGCTCAACATTGCTCTTGAGCTGGCCAAGCATCGCCGAATCTACGAGGATATCGCATCCAAGTTCTTCGAGCACTTCATCTTCATTAGTGATGCGATGACCTTCAGAACCGGCCACAAGGACGAAAAGTCCCTATGgaatgaggaggatggcTTCTACTATGATGCTATTTCCTGGGGCGGCCCCTGGATCCAGCAGCTGCCCGTGCGATCGCTTGTGGGCTTGATCCCTCTTTATGCGACCATTACTCTGGAACCAGAGTTGATCAACAGGCTCCCTTCTttcaagaagagagttgACTGGTTCATTGAGAACCGATGCGATCTGGCTGAGAGAAACATGGCCAGCATCCGAAAGCGAGGTAAGGGCAACCGTATTCTGTTGTCCATCGTGAGCAAGGACCGATTGGAGAAGATCCTTAAGCGCATGCTCGACGAGGACGAGTTCTTCAGTGACCACGGTATTCGCTCCCTCTCCAAGTTTCACAAGGAGAACCCATTCTCCATGGACGTAAACGGCCAGAAGTTCTGTGTTGGATACGTGCCAGGTGACTCAGATAGTGGTCTGTTTGGCGGCAACAGTAACTGGAGAGGACCTATTTGGCTCTGTGTAAACTTCCTCCTTGTGGAATCCCTGCAACggttcttcctcttctacGGACCAGACTTCCAGGTGGAGTGCCCGACTGGTAGTGGTGATTACATGCACCTGGGCAAGGTATCTGAAGAGATTCAGCACCGTTTGCAGCACCTCTTCGCCCGTACCGATGACGGAAGACGCAGCATCAACGGCGGTGATGATcgtcttgactttgatgagcaCTGGAAGGATTATCTTTGGTTCCACGAATTCTTTGATGGTGATAACGGCCGTGGTCTGGGAGCTACTCACCAGTGTGGATGGACTGGACTGATTGCTCGCATGATTCATGATACTGG CGTCAACTGCCGCCTTCCTCATACTCCTCGCACGCCTTCAATTGCCATGAGCCACTACTTTGACGACATCTTCCATCGAAGCGTCGAGACAGGTGTTCCTCACTCTGGTATGCCTCGCATCAGGCGGTCGTCCACAGCTCGGTCAATCGGTGCCCGCAGtgactttgacgatgatACTCGCTC